From a region of the Bradyrhizobium guangdongense genome:
- a CDS encoding ABC transporter substrate-binding protein has protein sequence MPRTLAVVCGHSAQLIKKALINSTVCAGAALAATQAYAEDINWRQFEGTSIVWAYDIHPYADAVAAQLPEFEKLTGIKVTPELYPDDAYWNKLTIQLSTKSPSWDVVGTGIQPAWDLAPGQLLEPLDRYLNDSKLTSAAYDYKDFFPALREALTWKVKEGQIEAGSGQVWAIPHGFENIQLFYRKDVLDKHGIKVPSTPPEMSAACEKLKAADPTITPLGVRGVRFWSSIHTAAISIARSYGVHDFVVKDGKLDTGLDSPESIAFHKDYVDMIKKCAAPSFANDNWYQVVEGINSGRTAMAIDSNMFGFWNDVAGKPASGKIAFAPPLRAPNGKNFESNIWIWSLAMNAASQKKGAAWLFIQWATSKQVELNGAVAGKLVNSPRASTWSDKAWLEYAAKPEFNNFVETFKTVQDQAQLAFTARVGFAEAMNAWAVAMQKMVNGADVKATLTDLASEIRSSM, from the coding sequence CATTAACTCCACCGTGTGCGCCGGGGCGGCACTGGCTGCCACCCAGGCCTACGCAGAAGACATCAACTGGCGGCAATTCGAAGGCACGTCCATCGTCTGGGCCTACGATATTCACCCCTATGCTGACGCTGTTGCGGCTCAACTGCCCGAGTTCGAGAAACTCACCGGCATCAAGGTGACGCCGGAGCTTTATCCGGATGATGCCTATTGGAATAAGCTAACGATCCAGCTCAGCACGAAATCGCCAAGCTGGGATGTCGTCGGCACGGGCATCCAGCCCGCCTGGGACCTTGCCCCGGGCCAACTGCTCGAACCGCTCGATCGCTATCTAAACGATTCAAAGCTCACCTCTGCAGCCTACGACTACAAGGACTTCTTCCCAGCCTTGCGCGAAGCGCTGACATGGAAGGTCAAGGAGGGCCAGATCGAGGCCGGCAGCGGGCAGGTCTGGGCGATCCCCCATGGCTTCGAGAACATCCAGTTGTTCTACCGCAAGGATGTGCTGGACAAGCACGGTATCAAAGTCCCGAGCACCCCGCCGGAGATGTCGGCCGCTTGTGAGAAACTCAAAGCTGCCGATCCCACCATCACGCCTCTCGGCGTTCGCGGCGTAAGGTTCTGGAGCAGCATCCACACGGCTGCGATCTCGATTGCGAGGTCCTATGGCGTGCACGATTTCGTCGTCAAAGACGGCAAACTCGACACGGGCCTGGATTCGCCAGAGTCGATCGCCTTCCACAAAGACTATGTCGACATGATCAAGAAATGCGCTGCTCCCTCCTTTGCCAATGACAATTGGTACCAGGTGGTCGAAGGGATCAATTCAGGGCGGACCGCCATGGCGATCGATTCCAACATGTTCGGTTTCTGGAACGACGTCGCCGGCAAGCCCGCCTCCGGCAAGATCGCCTTTGCACCACCGTTGCGCGCACCGAACGGCAAGAACTTCGAATCCAACATCTGGATCTGGTCTCTGGCCATGAACGCCGCCTCCCAGAAGAAGGGCGCGGCCTGGCTCTTCATCCAATGGGCGACCTCCAAGCAGGTCGAGCTGAACGGTGCCGTTGCGGGCAAGCTCGTCAACTCTCCGCGCGCATCGACCTGGAGCGACAAGGCCTGGCTCGAATACGCCGCAAAGCCTGAATTCAACAACTTCGTCGAGACGTTCAAGACTGTGCAGGACCAGGCGCAACTCGCCTTTACGGCCCGCGTCGGCTTCGCCGAGGCAATGAATGCCTGGGCGGTGGCGATGCAGAAGATGGTCAATGGAGCGGATGTGAAGGCAACGCTGACCGACCTTGCCTCCGAGATCCGTTCGTCGATGTGA
- a CDS encoding carbohydrate ABC transporter permease yields MTLQSSVSQLASAQDGAAKSASPPRLDWWSIAAIAPAVLILLGFLFLFFYGVFQSLTDLKFGRPLVHFIGLTNYAALIKTDDFWNSVRATLVYAGSAVLAEAVLGVALAKLFATEVFLARVMRPVILLPLVLPPMSVALMWTTMMDPQSGILNYLLSLVGMGRFAWISDPATAMISLVLIDIWTYTPFFTLIIFAGLQGINEEIREAARVNGAKGWATFLYIELPLIAPYILIAAVFRLIESLNQFDIIFGTTQGGPGNSTSVLSVRAYITAFQNLAFGRGAALMVVNWIIVLAGAFLTVKLWRYVRQRVS; encoded by the coding sequence GTGACGCTGCAGTCTTCAGTGAGCCAACTCGCTTCGGCGCAAGACGGCGCGGCCAAGAGTGCCAGCCCGCCGCGCCTTGACTGGTGGAGCATCGCCGCGATCGCGCCGGCGGTCTTGATCCTTCTTGGCTTTCTGTTCCTGTTCTTCTACGGCGTATTTCAGTCCCTGACGGATCTCAAGTTCGGCCGGCCACTGGTCCACTTTATTGGCCTTACCAATTACGCCGCGTTGATCAAGACAGACGACTTCTGGAATAGCGTCCGAGCAACACTTGTCTACGCTGGTTCAGCGGTCCTTGCGGAAGCCGTGCTCGGCGTTGCCCTCGCCAAGCTCTTTGCCACCGAAGTGTTCCTGGCACGCGTGATGCGGCCGGTCATTCTGTTGCCACTCGTGCTTCCGCCCATGAGCGTTGCCTTGATGTGGACGACGATGATGGATCCGCAGAGCGGCATCCTGAACTATCTGCTGTCGCTTGTAGGAATGGGCCGGTTTGCATGGATTTCTGATCCCGCGACAGCGATGATTTCCCTCGTCCTGATCGACATATGGACTTACACCCCCTTTTTCACGCTGATCATCTTCGCCGGCCTCCAGGGCATCAATGAGGAGATCAGGGAGGCCGCGCGCGTCAATGGTGCAAAGGGCTGGGCAACCTTCCTCTACATCGAGCTGCCGTTGATCGCGCCCTACATCCTGATTGCTGCGGTCTTCCGTCTGATCGAATCTCTCAATCAATTCGACATCATTTTCGGAACGACGCAAGGCGGTCCCGGCAACAGCACCTCCGTTCTTTCCGTGCGCGCCTACATCACCGCATTCCAGAACCTCGCCTTCGGCCGGGGCGCGGCCCTCATGGTCGTCAATTGGATCATCGTCCTGGCCGGAGCGTTCCTCACGGTCAAGTTGTGGCGATACGTCCGACAACGCGTTAGCTGA
- a CDS encoding carbohydrate ABC transporter permease has translation MRLNRSGSTNIALNLLVGICALTLAFPLIWILLMSLKQQGEVMAWPPKFIFSPTLENFRVLFDAAQAGATSYGTIKVDFLTPVTNSVAIALGSVFVSMLLGVPAGYVLARRDIPMKEDIAFFILGFRFAPALLVVIPLFNVFQTIGLYDTYLGMIWVYQVVTLPMIVWLSRSYIEDIPKDIEEAAAMDGAKPVRVILHIVLPLLKPGLIGASLLIFLLAWHNFALGLILSSTKAPVTVALLKLLNPGVQFYPVMAAGLVVTMIIPVILIVMGQRHLERGLTFGAVK, from the coding sequence ATGCGCCTAAATCGCTCAGGATCGACAAATATCGCTCTCAATCTGCTGGTTGGCATCTGCGCGCTCACTCTCGCTTTTCCGCTGATCTGGATCCTGCTGATGTCGTTGAAACAGCAGGGCGAGGTCATGGCCTGGCCGCCCAAGTTCATCTTCTCGCCGACGCTTGAGAATTTCCGGGTGCTGTTCGACGCCGCGCAGGCCGGCGCGACAAGCTATGGCACCATCAAGGTTGATTTCCTCACGCCAGTGACAAATAGCGTCGCCATCGCGCTCGGATCTGTTTTCGTCTCAATGCTCCTTGGCGTGCCCGCCGGTTACGTTCTGGCAAGGCGAGACATCCCGATGAAGGAGGACATCGCCTTCTTCATTCTTGGCTTCAGGTTCGCCCCGGCCTTGCTCGTCGTCATCCCGCTCTTCAACGTGTTCCAGACCATCGGACTCTACGACACCTATCTCGGCATGATCTGGGTCTACCAGGTCGTCACGCTGCCTATGATCGTGTGGTTGAGCCGCTCCTACATCGAGGATATTCCAAAGGACATCGAGGAGGCTGCAGCGATGGACGGGGCCAAACCTGTCAGGGTCATTCTGCATATCGTGCTGCCGCTTCTCAAGCCCGGCCTGATCGGCGCCTCCTTGCTGATCTTTCTGCTGGCCTGGCACAACTTCGCGCTCGGCTTGATCCTGAGCTCCACCAAGGCGCCGGTGACCGTCGCGCTACTCAAGCTGCTCAATCCGGGGGTGCAGTTCTATCCCGTCATGGCTGCAGGACTGGTCGTTACCATGATCATTCCGGTGATCTTGATCGTGATGGGCCAGCGCCACCTCGAACGTGGTCTCACTTTCGGGGCAGTAAAATGA